The Apium graveolens cultivar Ventura chromosome 11, ASM990537v1, whole genome shotgun sequence genome has a window encoding:
- the LOC141698408 gene encoding psbP-like protein 1, chloroplastic, with translation MKKGFLGVTDKKDGYFFVYPFGWQQIVIEGKDKVFKDVIEPLENVSVNVFPTSKEDVHDLGSPRDVPEALIKRVLAPPSQKTQLIEAAEHDVDGKTYYTFEFVAKAPNFTRHALSAICIGNDNLFNFPFTRE, from the exons ATGAAGAAAGGGTTTTTAGGAGTTACAGATAAGAAGGATGGGTATTTCTTTGTCTATCCATTTGGGTGGCAG CAAATAGTCATTGAAGGTAAGGATAAAGTATTCAAAGATGTTATTGAACCACTGGAAAATGTCAGTGTAAATGTATTCCCAACTAGCAAAGAGGACGTTCATGACCTTGGCTCGCCTCGAGAT GTTCCTGAAGCTCTAATAAAAAGGGTCTTGGCTCCTCCGTCACAGAAGACACAACTAATTGAAGCAGCAGAG CATGACGTTGATGGAAAGACTTACTACACGTTCGAGTTTGTTGCCAAAGCTCCAAACTTTACTCGCCATGCTCTTAGTGCAATCTGTATTGGAAACGATAACTTATTTAATTTTCCGTTTACTAGAGAGTAG